In the genome of Podospora pseudocomata strain CBS 415.72m chromosome 7, whole genome shotgun sequence, the window CGCCCGAGATATAGGATTTTCTACTGCGTGGTTCCATTTCACCCAGCATATCAGAGGAATGTCATGAACTAACAGCCCTGGTGTATCTTTGGCACATACACCTGCTATCTTGATGATTTGCAAAACTTCATGCAAAAAGGCTTCACGTGGAATGCATCCAACTACATCCCGAAAATGTGCTTCAACACAGAACCCCCAACATGGATGGAACCTTCTGGCCGGAAGCACACTCGTTGCTGGGGTCCTCGACAGTTTCCGAAGCATCCCTCCAGGTCACAGTGGATGGAAGCATCACTCGGTGCTCGGCGTCACCAAAAACACTGACCAACTTCCGTTTCGACCGTTTATCGGCAGAAAATATCTGGTTTGTGACAGTGAACAACTCTTTTGGTTAAAAGGGCTTCGTATTTGATCATGGCGATGCCGACAAGAACATCAACTGCATCAACAATATCGCTGTATCACTTCCTTGGTGGGTGTGGCCGACGAAAGCATCTCGCTCCAAGTCCTATAAACTGGGTCGACTGTTTGGAGTCACAGTGAACAGAACCGTGGTGTTCATGTTGATTCAGTGTGTTTGGACATTGATCATAATATTTCTCTACGATTTATACCTCTCACTTTTCCTCGGAGATTCCGCAAAACATTCTGCAGTTTGCAAGACAGAGTTGACGTGGTCGGCGATAAATGGTCCTAGGGTTAGGGTATTTATCTTATCAGAAATGCCCACCCATTCACCAAAACaccccaccagcaaccactGCCTGCTGTCCCCCGGTGAAGCATGGAAACTTCAACAACTTCACTCCGGCCTCGTGACATTCCAGCACCTCATCGCCCCATCGGTATCAAAGGTGCATAAAGATACCGGTCGAACTGCATCATGGATATTACTAGCTATGCTGCTGCACGCAGCCCGCTTACCTTGGCAACGCTTCCGCCAGAGATTCTGATGGGCATCGTCGAGTGTCTCATTCCAACTCCGCCTGAAATCGGCGAGACAGGCCCTGTCGCCCTCGCGCAGATGTTTGAAGGCGAGCCATGGTATGAGTTCATTCTGTGCCGTCGCGCCCTCGCCAGTCTCTGCCTCGTCACGAGGACCTTTCGTGAAATGgctcaccccctcctctaccgcgtcatcgccatcaccaacccacgAACCatgctccttcttttccgcACCCTGGCTGAGTTTCCACACTACGGATTACACACCCGCTTTCTCTCATGTCACATCACGCTGACCCGCAACAATGTCATCCGCGGGGTGAAAGAAGCGATGCATGAGCAGCTCGGCAGGTTCAAGCCATCCGACGCCCCCGGAGTCATTGCCCAGTACGTCCGCAACTCAATCATACAGGCAGGTTCAGTTTGCAGTCACTGGATGCAGCCTTACTATGACGGTCTGCCTCAAAACATCTTCTCCATGGTGCTCGCCAGCTGCAAGAGGGTAGAGACGCTCCTCCTAGAGGTCCCCATCTGTGACGAGGACGGCGATTACAACATCCTGTTTCACAAAATGCACGGCGACTTACATGAGTTCGACCTGGCTCGCGACCCTAGCGTGAAAAATGAAGAGCGCCCTTACCAACACATTCATACCCTCCTCTTGCAGGGTGACACCGAAATGATCAAGCACCTCGAGATCGACGAGTGTGACTGCGACATCCCAGACAACTACGGCGTCAAATGCAACACCTACTTTCCCCTGTTTGCGGCTCTGCCCAAGCTCGCCACGGTCGAAGTCACCTGCGACAGCGGCGACTGGACCAACCCCAtcgtcaacctcaaccaaaACATCATGGCCAGGCTTCATGCCATACATCCTGGCTCTACCCAGTTTTACAAGACAATggcctccctccctccagaCTACCCTTACCTCGGCGGCATCAAGCACATCTACCTCCACAACAGCATGGTAATgcctcaccatcttcactACCTGTTGAAGTTCGCCCCTTACCTGGAGACACTGTACGTAACCCCTCGCCGGATCGAAGACGACGGGCCGG includes:
- a CDS encoding hypothetical protein (EggNog:ENOG503PI8J), translating into MDPETKELLDGHPLTDFFPLIEEKTLGFVFDHGDADKNINCINNIAVSLPWWVWPTKASRSKSYKLGRLFGVTVNRTVVFMLIQCVWTLIIIFLYDLYLSLFLGDSAKHSAVCKTELTWSAINGPRVRKCPPIHQNTPPATTACCPPVKHGNFNNFTPASYAAARSPLTLATLPPEILMGIVECLIPTPPEIGETGPVALAQMFEGEPWYEFILCRRALASLCLVTRTFREMAHPLLYRVIAITNPRTMLLLFRTLAEFPHYGLHTRFLSCHITLTRNNVIRGVKEAMHEQLGRFKPSDAPGVIAQYVRNSIIQAGSVCSHWMQPYYDGLPQNIFSMVLASCKRVETLLLEVPICDEDGDYNILFHKMHGDLHEFDLARDPSVKNEERPYQHIHTLLLQGDTEMIKHLEIDECDCDIPDNYGVKCNTYFPLFAALPKLATVEVTCDSGDWTNPIVNLNQNIMARLHAIHPGSTQFYKTMASLPPDYPYLGGIKHIYLHNSMVMPHHLHYLLKFAPYLETLYVTPRRIEDDGPVRWPRVHGPEEEDHESLNLGLQQYGKKHLKNLDVGWTSLKNMEKLVGPEGRIICLPELKNLEKLCIQLETLYGNMKNAAVLPLLSLLPPNLMELTIEDWWWRYEKLYFDMKMWKSKKKVEHYTREKAYRQAAVEMLMRFAKSLDVTTNRLKKVMLVCKIPWTWVLEGAVEADEHFMGVKLAFEEKGVVFEVDCDELEEEEKRPKRDVPVYQPCPRPNAPEYDEFDEFDEYPYDDYPY